One Prolixibacteraceae bacterium DNA segment encodes these proteins:
- a CDS encoding ISAs1 family transposase — MDNDLSSAEIRRFYEKLQVKLVDNRSHVGLKHELAFVITLFIISILTSYGHLSMNKIHRNMVRHYEKLCICLHKDIDSCISRVQLTRILSEFDYDSFLTICDEVYSSTEWISIDGKELRGSIDSKSNKKRGLSIVYSIGHNTNIQQLLGFYDGTKESEKNIVYDHILELPEKAKVTLDAMHNSENLLSNIHQNSRFYLTQIKSNQQKLKDDLVHTSNHIKVDDVMTEIDKSHGRIDSRKYEIYPINTEMLDPRWCNSGICNMIKVTRESYNVKRDKRSTETRYYITNYNGKIDEIAGAIRGHWKIEIMNRIRDVNFGEDKLKSLDHGLQKSISSIMLFICSKLMEINSYNNLNILREELVHNTDKIHDVFAA; from the coding sequence ATGGATAACGACCTTTCAAGTGCCGAAATTAGAAGATTTTATGAGAAATTACAAGTCAAATTGGTAGATAATAGGAGTCATGTAGGACTTAAGCACGAATTGGCTTTTGTTATCACTCTTTTTATTATCTCAATTCTGACAAGTTATGGTCATCTAAGTATGAATAAAATTCATCGCAATATGGTTCGTCATTACGAGAAACTATGTATCTGTTTGCATAAAGATATCGACAGTTGTATAAGTCGAGTTCAGTTAACAAGAATCCTATCTGAATTTGATTATGATTCCTTTTTGACAATTTGTGATGAAGTATACTCTTCTACAGAATGGATATCTATTGATGGGAAGGAACTTCGAGGAAGTATAGATTCTAAAAGCAATAAAAAGAGAGGGTTAAGTATTGTTTATTCTATTGGTCATAACACAAATATACAGCAGTTATTAGGCTTTTATGATGGAACAAAAGAGAGTGAAAAGAACATTGTTTATGATCATATTCTTGAGTTGCCAGAGAAGGCAAAGGTAACACTAGATGCAATGCATAATTCAGAAAATCTGTTGTCTAATATTCACCAAAATAGTCGATTCTATTTAACTCAAATAAAGTCCAATCAGCAGAAATTAAAGGATGACTTAGTACATACATCCAATCATATAAAAGTAGATGATGTGATGACAGAAATAGACAAGTCACATGGAAGAATAGACTCTAGGAAGTACGAAATATACCCAATAAATACAGAAATGTTAGATCCTAGATGGTGTAATAGTGGCATATGTAATATGATTAAAGTGACAAGAGAGAGTTATAATGTAAAGAGAGATAAAAGGAGTACAGAAACACGATATTATATCACAAATTATAATGGGAAAATCGATGAAATTGCTGGAGCTATTAGAGGTCATTGGAAAATAGAAATAATGAATCGTATTCGTGATGTTAATTTTGGAGAAGACAAATTAAAGTCTTTAGATCATGGATTGCAAAAATCGATATCCTCTATTATGTTATTTATATGCAGTAAGTTAATGGAAATAAATAGTTACAACAACTTAAATATTTTAAGAGAAGAACTTGTGCACAATACTGATAAAATACACGATGTCTTCGCTGCTTAA
- a CDS encoding glutaminyl-peptide cyclotransferase, whose amino-acid sequence MRYIRIQYFALFLFLLWSGFTSCKTTSNTRKPVPVVKMKKQAILGSDIFVRIKVLPKGGKVTKATLLLNGKKLEELKNFDCQIKLPLESLRLGRNRVTIEALKDNGKLGVTNKEIVLFSSKKPQEIEYKVEKTFTHYQSHFTEGLEFNNGLLYESTGEHGTSGIYKIDLTTNKVVDSVSLDKEYFGEGVTLLNGNLYQLTYKKQKAFVYRDSDMKKIKEFTFPNKEGWGLTNDGESLIMSDGSSVLYFVDPSTFKETKRIEVFSNSREFTYLNELEYVKGYIYANVWTTEDIVKIDSQTGEVVAIISLTGLTNSAQISSKKTIDVMNGIAYNEKEKSLYVTGKYWPKLYKISLYEKGKRVNP is encoded by the coding sequence ATGAGATACATAAGAATACAATATTTCGCACTATTTCTTTTTCTCTTGTGGAGTGGTTTTACTTCATGTAAAACAACATCAAATACAAGAAAACCTGTACCAGTGGTAAAGATGAAAAAACAGGCTATTTTAGGAAGTGATATTTTTGTTCGTATTAAAGTCCTCCCTAAAGGAGGAAAAGTAACAAAAGCTACACTCCTGTTGAATGGGAAAAAGTTAGAAGAGTTGAAAAATTTTGATTGTCAAATAAAGTTACCTCTAGAATCTTTACGTCTAGGACGTAATAGAGTGACAATAGAGGCTTTAAAGGATAATGGTAAATTAGGTGTGACAAACAAAGAGATTGTTCTATTTTCTTCTAAGAAACCTCAAGAGATAGAGTATAAAGTGGAAAAAACTTTTACTCATTATCAAAGCCATTTTACTGAGGGATTAGAGTTTAATAACGGTCTTTTGTATGAAAGTACTGGGGAACATGGTACTTCTGGTATCTATAAAATAGACCTTACTACGAACAAAGTGGTAGACTCTGTCTCCTTGGATAAAGAGTATTTTGGAGAGGGAGTTACATTGTTAAATGGTAATCTATATCAGTTGACTTACAAAAAACAGAAGGCTTTTGTCTATCGTGATTCTGATATGAAGAAGATTAAGGAGTTTACTTTTCCAAACAAGGAGGGATGGGGGTTAACTAATGATGGAGAATCTTTGATTATGAGCGATGGCTCTTCTGTACTCTATTTTGTTGATCCTTCTACTTTTAAAGAGACAAAGCGTATTGAAGTATTCTCGAACTCTAGAGAATTTACTTATTTGAATGAGTTAGAGTACGTCAAAGGGTATATATATGCCAATGTTTGGACCACTGAAGATATTGTTAAAATTGATAGTCAAACAGGAGAAGTGGTTGCAATCATATCATTAACGGGCCTAACTAATTCGGCACAAATATCTTCCAAAAAGACGATAGATGTAATGAATGGAATTGCATATAATGAAAAAGAAAAATCATTATATGTGACAGGTAAATATTGGCCAAAACTGTATAAGATATCTCTATATGAGAAAGGGAAACGTGTTAATCCTTAG
- a CDS encoding efflux RND transporter permease subunit, with product MFFILLIAIVLLYFILAAQFESLVQPLLVLIEIPIDLTAVLVVLYLGGSSINLMSMIGMVVMSGIIINDSILKIDTINRLRHEGYGLDDAIHEAGLRRIKPIVMTSLTTILAMIPFLFGGSLGTILQKPLAIVIIAGMIYGTFISLFLIPILYRQLYK from the coding sequence ATGTTCTTTATTCTTCTTATTGCAATTGTGTTACTCTATTTTATACTAGCCGCCCAGTTCGAATCCTTAGTTCAACCTCTCTTGGTATTGATAGAGATACCTATTGACCTAACAGCAGTTTTAGTTGTTTTGTATTTAGGTGGTAGCTCAATCAACTTGATGAGTATGATTGGTATGGTGGTTATGTCTGGAATTATTATCAACGATTCGATTTTGAAGATAGATACAATTAATCGTCTTCGTCATGAAGGTTATGGCTTGGACGATGCCATACACGAAGCGGGTCTAAGACGTATAAAACCAATAGTCATGACGAGCCTTACAACCATTTTAGCGATGATTCCTTTCCTTTTTGGAGGAAGCTTAGGCACTATATTGCAAAAACCATTAGCCATTGTGATTATAGCAGGAATGATTTATGGAACTTTCATAAGCCTTTTTCTTATACCTATTTTATACAGACAACTTTACAAATAA
- a CDS encoding MarR family transcriptional regulator, protein MKHNSKTILELIFELKSKCTEIDTEIMKKMNLSQSELQFFTILKQCNNITSSELGKKMNLSPSRVSRIVDRLVSNDFLERATSSIDRRAITLKLTFKGDNIAKEIDNVRNSCNDLIEDALTSEELEAFSSSLNKIVEVNP, encoded by the coding sequence ATGAAGCATAATTCGAAAACAATCTTGGAGCTAATTTTTGAACTAAAGTCTAAGTGTACAGAAATAGATACCGAGATTATGAAAAAAATGAACCTATCCCAATCTGAACTCCAGTTCTTCACAATATTGAAGCAATGTAATAATATTACAAGCTCCGAGTTAGGGAAAAAAATGAACCTATCACCATCAAGAGTGAGCAGGATCGTTGATCGATTGGTTTCAAATGATTTTTTAGAAAGAGCTACTTCCTCAATAGACAGAAGAGCAATCACACTAAAATTAACATTTAAAGGAGATAATATCGCCAAAGAGATCGATAATGTTCGAAATAGTTGTAATGATCTTATTGAAGATGCACTTACATCTGAAGAACTAGAAGCATTTTCATCCTCTTTAAATAAGATAGTAGAAGTAAATCCTTAA
- a CDS encoding SIMPL domain-containing protein (The SIMPL domain is named for its presence in mouse protein SIMPL (signalling molecule that associates with mouse pelle-like kinase). Bacterial member BP26, from Brucella, was shown to assemble into a channel-like structure, while YggE from E. coli has been associated with resistance to oxidative stress.), whose translation MKNRILLVLSLVLFSVSFTYASNSSHDDNDCGTIDVSSDAEELVLPKKVFINLELVKLPKMKDGKPIQVMEDECIKLLDAYDIPRKNLKVVSVDNKMVTKRKSQIGVSETRKYELEVTDFTILDNLFLEFSQMKYLTASLGRYDYGNLDEIRNQLAVKAAVKAKEKGTMIINALGLKFVRIMNVNVNNYSNTYARAARVNYMAADAIEMKSSGPNYKSANFEIQKMKVVSSVSMKIMVI comes from the coding sequence ATGAAGAATAGAATATTATTAGTTTTATCTCTAGTTCTGTTTTCTGTGTCCTTTACTTATGCAAGTAACTCTAGTCACGATGATAATGATTGCGGTACTATTGATGTAAGTAGTGATGCTGAAGAGTTGGTTCTCCCAAAGAAGGTATTTATTAACCTCGAGTTGGTTAAATTACCAAAGATGAAGGATGGAAAGCCAATTCAGGTAATGGAGGATGAGTGTATTAAGTTATTGGATGCATATGATATTCCTAGAAAAAACCTTAAAGTTGTTTCTGTGGATAACAAGATGGTAACCAAAAGAAAATCTCAAATAGGTGTTTCTGAAACGAGAAAATATGAATTGGAAGTAACAGACTTTACTATTCTTGACAATCTATTCTTAGAGTTTTCTCAGATGAAGTACCTAACAGCATCTCTTGGTCGTTACGATTATGGAAACTTAGATGAGATTAGGAATCAACTGGCGGTTAAAGCAGCAGTGAAGGCTAAAGAAAAGGGAACGATGATTATTAATGCGCTTGGTCTTAAATTTGTCAGAATTATGAATGTGAATGTAAATAACTATAGCAACACATATGCAAGGGCTGCTCGAGTTAATTATATGGCAGCAGATGCTATTGAAATGAAATCATCTGGACCAAACTATAAAAGTGCTAATTTTGAAATACAGAAAATGAAGGTAGTATCTTCTGTCTCCATGAAAATAATGGTGATATAA
- the asnS gene encoding asparagine--tRNA ligase, with protein sequence MKRTLIKEILLSGEAGTEVNIKGWVRTKRGSKSVNFIAMNDGTCLGNLQVVADVASFDEDTLKDTTTGAALSVTGKLVASQGSGQSVEIQAEKIEVLGTADPEKYPIQPKKHTLEFLRENAHLRMRTNTFSAVFRIRHAMIFAVHKFFSEKNFYNIHTPIITSSDAEGAGEMFRVTTLPFDETPRNEEGEVDYSQDFFGKSTNLTVSGQLEGELAAMALGQIYTFGPTFRAENSNTSRHLAEFWMIEPEMAFADLNDNMDLAEEFLKYLIQYALDNCNEDLEFLAKRQEEDEKNKPKEERNMNLIEKLQFVADNDFVRLTYTEAIDILRNSKPNKKGKFKYPVEGFGTDLQSEHERYLVEKKFKKPVILTDYPADIKAFYMRVNDDNKTVAAMDILFPQIGEIVGGSQREERLDVLEAKMDEMGIPKEEMSWYIDTRRFGGAPHAGFGLGFERLISFVTGMGNIRDVIPFPRAPKTCEF encoded by the coding sequence ATGAAAAGAACATTGATCAAAGAAATCCTTCTTTCGGGAGAAGCTGGTACCGAAGTAAATATTAAAGGATGGGTAAGAACCAAAAGAGGTAGCAAAAGTGTAAACTTCATTGCAATGAATGATGGTACTTGCTTGGGTAATTTACAGGTAGTAGCAGACGTTGCTTCTTTTGACGAAGATACATTAAAAGACACCACTACAGGTGCTGCTCTATCTGTAACAGGTAAATTGGTAGCATCACAAGGTAGCGGACAGTCTGTAGAAATTCAAGCAGAGAAAATCGAGGTTCTAGGAACTGCTGATCCAGAGAAGTATCCTATCCAGCCAAAGAAACATACTCTTGAGTTTTTGCGTGAAAATGCTCATCTAAGAATGCGTACGAATACATTTAGTGCAGTTTTCCGTATTCGTCATGCGATGATTTTTGCAGTACATAAATTCTTCAGCGAGAAAAACTTCTATAATATCCATACTCCAATTATCACAAGTTCTGATGCCGAGGGTGCTGGTGAAATGTTTAGAGTTACAACACTTCCTTTCGATGAGACCCCAAGAAATGAGGAGGGAGAGGTAGATTATAGCCAAGATTTCTTTGGCAAATCAACCAATCTTACTGTATCGGGACAGTTAGAAGGCGAGCTTGCTGCAATGGCTCTTGGACAAATTTATACTTTTGGACCAACTTTCCGTGCTGAGAATTCTAATACTTCTAGACACTTAGCTGAATTTTGGATGATTGAACCAGAGATGGCATTCGCCGATCTTAATGACAACATGGATCTTGCAGAAGAGTTCTTGAAGTATTTGATTCAATATGCTTTAGACAATTGTAATGAAGATCTTGAGTTCCTTGCAAAACGTCAAGAAGAAGACGAAAAGAACAAGCCGAAAGAGGAGCGAAACATGAATCTTATCGAAAAGCTTCAGTTTGTAGCAGACAACGATTTCGTTCGTTTGACATATACAGAAGCAATAGATATTCTTCGTAACTCAAAACCAAATAAGAAAGGTAAATTTAAATATCCTGTAGAAGGTTTTGGAACAGACCTTCAGAGTGAGCATGAAAGGTATTTAGTAGAGAAGAAATTTAAGAAACCTGTTATTCTTACAGACTATCCTGCAGATATCAAAGCATTCTATATGCGTGTAAACGATGATAACAAAACCGTTGCTGCTATGGATATCTTATTCCCTCAAATTGGTGAGATTGTTGGTGGATCACAACGTGAAGAGCGATTAGATGTTCTAGAAGCAAAGATGGATGAAATGGGAATCCCTAAAGAGGAGATGAGTTGGTATATTGATACTCGTCGTTTTGGAGGAGCACCACACGCTGGTTTTGGTCTTGGATTTGAAAGACTTATTTCCTTCGTTACAGGTATGGGTAATATCCGTGACGTAATACCTTTCCCACGTGCACCAAAAACATGTGAGTTCTAG
- a CDS encoding DUF1963 domain-containing protein, whose protein sequence is MKEKVKGLLKKSTLLEVKEPESQCINGPIESYFGGVPYMGESFEWPYSEDGDPLVFVLQVVKTEENVLPKGAELIQFFLNTKSISSMRNSVCIYLSTDISKSEWYYQEVPKEVKIHPFCPIQSHPILSLPDWETIHRYYEAQYDETLELDKEEYDSICRDLGVTTKMASQLGGYPQWLQGDEAPENTDLLLQIDSEEYPEFHWVDMGLIYLFLDHDQEHIHSRLQFM, encoded by the coding sequence ATGAAAGAGAAAGTGAAAGGTTTGCTAAAAAAAAGTACTCTTTTAGAAGTAAAAGAGCCTGAAAGTCAATGTATCAATGGGCCAATTGAATCATACTTTGGAGGAGTGCCTTATATGGGTGAGTCGTTTGAATGGCCTTACTCTGAAGATGGCGATCCATTGGTATTTGTTTTACAGGTAGTAAAGACCGAAGAGAATGTATTACCAAAAGGTGCAGAATTAATTCAGTTCTTTCTGAATACCAAAAGTATTAGTTCCATGAGAAACTCCGTCTGTATATATTTAAGCACAGATATAAGCAAATCAGAATGGTACTATCAAGAGGTTCCCAAAGAGGTCAAGATACATCCATTTTGTCCAATTCAATCTCATCCAATACTATCATTACCTGATTGGGAAACCATTCATCGATACTATGAAGCGCAATATGATGAGACCTTGGAGCTAGACAAAGAGGAGTATGATAGCATATGTAGAGATTTGGGGGTTACCACTAAGATGGCATCTCAACTAGGAGGCTATCCTCAATGGTTGCAAGGAGATGAAGCACCCGAAAATACAGATTTGTTGTTACAAATCGACTCAGAAGAGTATCCTGAGTTTCATTGGGTAGATATGGGGTTGATCTATCTATTCCTAGATCATGACCAAGAACACATTCACTCTAGGCTTCAATTCATGTAA
- a CDS encoding FAD-dependent oxidoreductase yields MKYLIIGGVAGGATTAARLRRVDEKSEIIMLEKGPHISYANCGLPYYIGGVIKDRSKLLVQTPESFGKRFNIDVRIYSEAIEIDSEQKNVTVLNHQTEEKYTLSYDKLVLSPGAKPIVPPIPGINSPKILTLRNVVDTDRIKEFVDKVAPKKAVVIGAGFIGLEMAENLHHRGIHVSVVEAAPQVMNMIDPEMASVIHQHFKEQEVGLILNDAVTSFEEINNEVHITLKSGRKLVADLAILSIGVRPDTTLAQKAGIEIGTTGGVKVDQYLETSKKDIYALGDSMEFPHPITNKPTIAYLAGPANKQGRLLADNIVYGHNRAYKGAIGTAIAKVFDLTVATTGLSEKQLVKEGIDYKVSITINGSHAGYYPGATQMTTKIVFSPKDGKIYGAQIVGEKGVDKRMDMLATIIGMRGNIYDLQEIEHAYAPPFSSAKDPVNQVAFNAENILKGLSNHISPYDMNNRNEEVFVLDVRTPMEFELGHIKGATQVEVDELRNNLDRIPKDKTIFLYCGIGLRGYVATRILLQEGYKHVYNLSGGYKLYQSATDNQENPILIENPNNNNLESKVNKTDNMHTVDATGLQCPGPIALLKEEMDKISTNAVMEITATDMGFYRDVESWCNVTGNTLIQKEKKEGVITAQIMKSANNDGFSVTSNGDDKTIVIFSDDLDKALASFVIANGAAAMGKKVTMFFTFWGLNVIKSPKAPKVKKDLMGRMFGFMMPKSSKALQLSKMSMMGMGSKMMRYRMASKKVDALETMIGKAKLAGVTLIGCQMSMDVMGVDAKEFISGVEVGGVANYLEAAENANVNLFI; encoded by the coding sequence ATGAAGTACCTTATTATTGGAGGTGTTGCAGGTGGAGCAACTACAGCAGCACGATTAAGAAGAGTTGATGAAAAAAGTGAAATCATCATGTTGGAAAAAGGACCGCACATCTCCTATGCGAACTGCGGACTTCCATACTATATTGGTGGTGTCATCAAAGATAGAAGCAAATTACTAGTTCAAACACCTGAGAGTTTTGGAAAAAGGTTTAATATTGACGTTAGAATTTATTCGGAGGCGATCGAAATTGATAGTGAGCAAAAAAACGTCACTGTTCTAAACCATCAAACAGAAGAGAAATATACGCTTTCATACGATAAACTTGTTTTATCTCCAGGAGCAAAACCTATTGTACCTCCAATCCCAGGTATCAATAGTCCTAAAATATTAACCCTACGAAATGTAGTGGATACAGATAGAATTAAAGAATTTGTTGATAAAGTAGCTCCTAAAAAAGCCGTCGTTATTGGCGCTGGTTTTATAGGGCTTGAAATGGCTGAAAACCTCCATCATAGAGGTATCCATGTTTCTGTTGTAGAGGCAGCACCACAGGTGATGAACATGATTGACCCAGAGATGGCTTCGGTAATTCACCAACATTTTAAGGAGCAAGAGGTAGGTCTTATCCTAAATGATGCCGTTACTTCATTCGAAGAGATAAACAATGAGGTACACATCACACTGAAAAGTGGACGCAAATTGGTTGCTGATTTAGCAATATTGTCTATTGGGGTTCGACCTGATACCACTTTAGCCCAAAAAGCTGGCATCGAGATAGGAACAACAGGAGGAGTTAAGGTAGACCAATATCTAGAAACTTCGAAAAAAGATATCTACGCTCTTGGGGATAGCATGGAGTTTCCACACCCTATTACCAACAAACCGACTATCGCTTATCTTGCAGGTCCTGCAAACAAACAGGGAAGATTGCTTGCCGATAATATAGTTTATGGACACAATAGAGCATATAAAGGAGCCATAGGTACTGCCATAGCTAAAGTATTCGATCTTACAGTTGCAACTACTGGATTAAGTGAAAAACAACTTGTTAAAGAGGGTATCGACTATAAGGTTTCCATCACGATCAATGGTTCTCATGCTGGGTACTATCCTGGTGCAACACAGATGACGACTAAAATTGTATTCTCTCCTAAGGATGGTAAAATATATGGTGCTCAAATTGTAGGTGAAAAAGGGGTTGACAAACGCATGGATATGCTTGCAACCATTATTGGTATGAGAGGAAACATATACGATCTGCAAGAGATTGAACATGCATATGCTCCACCATTCTCTTCTGCAAAAGATCCTGTAAACCAAGTAGCATTTAATGCGGAGAATATATTAAAAGGGTTATCTAATCATATTTCTCCATATGATATGAACAATCGAAATGAGGAGGTCTTTGTTTTGGATGTACGTACCCCTATGGAGTTTGAGCTTGGACATATCAAAGGAGCAACCCAAGTTGAAGTAGACGAACTTCGAAATAATCTTGACCGTATCCCTAAAGACAAGACTATCTTCCTATACTGTGGAATTGGACTACGTGGATATGTTGCGACTCGAATCCTTCTTCAAGAGGGTTATAAACATGTTTATAACCTATCGGGAGGATACAAATTGTATCAGTCAGCCACTGATAATCAAGAGAATCCAATCTTAATAGAGAATCCAAACAACAACAATCTGGAAAGTAAAGTAAATAAGACAGATAATATGCACACTGTTGACGCGACAGGATTACAATGCCCTGGACCAATCGCATTGTTAAAAGAAGAGATGGATAAAATTTCTACCAATGCAGTGATGGAAATTACTGCCACAGATATGGGATTTTATCGTGATGTGGAGAGCTGGTGTAATGTGACAGGAAACACATTGATCCAGAAAGAGAAGAAAGAGGGAGTCATCACAGCGCAAATCATGAAGAGTGCGAATAATGATGGTTTCTCTGTAACCTCTAATGGAGATGACAAAACAATCGTTATTTTTAGTGATGATCTTGATAAAGCATTGGCAAGCTTTGTTATTGCAAATGGTGCTGCTGCAATGGGTAAGAAAGTAACCATGTTCTTTACATTTTGGGGATTAAATGTGATAAAAAGTCCTAAAGCCCCTAAAGTAAAGAAAGATCTTATGGGACGTATGTTTGGATTTATGATGCCTAAGAGTTCGAAGGCGCTTCAGTTATCTAAGATGAGCATGATGGGAATGGGTTCTAAGATGATGAGATACCGTATGGCTTCTAAGAAAGTGGATGCACTCGAAACGATGATTGGTAAAGCAAAACTTGCTGGAGTTACCCTTATCGGATGTCAAATGAGTATGGATGTAATGGGCGTAGATGCAAAAGAGTTTATTTCTGGTGTCGAAGTAGGGGGAGTAGCAAACTACCTTGAAGCAGCAGAGAATGCAAATGTCAACCTATTTATATAA